A window of the Rhodothermaceae bacterium genome harbors these coding sequences:
- a CDS encoding carbohydrate binding family 9 domain-containing protein — MRFIFMFAVLLGTVDGASAQTHPPLTIPRVAGPVTLDGMSIEAAWDSVVPWIPVQYEPNNGMPATERTEFLVAYDNEYVYLALRAFDSDPDGLRANTLYRDRLSGDDHFEILLDTFNDGETALLFTTTPAGIRKDAAISNDASGGGISSGGWINGDFNTYWDVATTIDPEGWFAEIRVPISSLRFQNKEDAVVMGIALQRKIARKTERVVFPPVPPITDWAFLKPSLAQKIEFEGIKSERPLYVTAYGLGGTESRPNAAQDMRTNSWKGGLDLKYGLTNNVTADLTFNTDFAQVEADDQQVNLTRFSLFYPEKRQFFQERSGLFDFRVGSQSRLFHSRRIGLDDDGQPVRIWGGGRTVGRIGGWDFGLLSMQTGVSDTRSSENFGVLRLRRQMPDGLSRLGGMLTSRLGRNGNYNLAFGLDGIVHLKGEDFLIYQWSQSIDHEAGDVDLFDATRVAISAERRRRRGWGYNSIAEWAGPTYDPGIGFTQRINYFLVDHTMSYTWIKGSDSPLIWHRPGLRGFVFFSPSFEIETAEIGPEWDFVAKSGAGGGVEFKIQSELLEAPFALSDKVQIPAGRYNFFRIGAKYNVSHTRLLQIRPHVQTGAFYDGWQVAVGAAPIWYLSKHLELSGSYQLTRIRFPSRDDTFLAHLARLRIGSALNAKFSANVFIQLNSIQHVVSGNIRVRYNFREGNDLWVVYNQNLDTDRDRVLPRLPSTEGHTVLVKYTHTFHY; from the coding sequence ATGCGATTCATTTTTATGTTCGCAGTACTTCTTGGGACGGTCGACGGCGCTTCTGCGCAAACGCATCCACCTCTGACCATTCCACGAGTAGCAGGCCCAGTCACCCTGGACGGCATGAGCATCGAAGCCGCTTGGGATTCGGTTGTGCCTTGGATCCCGGTACAGTACGAGCCCAACAATGGCATGCCGGCGACCGAACGAACCGAGTTCCTGGTAGCCTACGACAACGAGTATGTGTACCTCGCGCTGCGCGCGTTCGACAGCGACCCCGACGGGCTTCGTGCTAATACCCTTTACCGCGACCGCCTGAGCGGAGATGATCATTTCGAAATCCTGCTTGATACGTTTAACGATGGTGAGACTGCGCTGCTCTTTACAACGACCCCAGCCGGTATACGTAAGGATGCGGCTATTTCCAATGATGCAAGCGGAGGTGGAATCTCTTCCGGTGGCTGGATAAACGGAGATTTCAACACGTACTGGGACGTAGCCACGACCATTGATCCCGAAGGGTGGTTCGCTGAAATTCGTGTTCCGATCAGCAGTTTGCGATTCCAAAATAAAGAGGATGCCGTGGTAATGGGAATCGCTCTCCAGCGCAAGATTGCGCGCAAAACCGAGCGTGTGGTGTTCCCCCCTGTACCGCCAATAACCGATTGGGCCTTTCTCAAACCCTCCTTGGCCCAAAAAATCGAGTTTGAGGGCATCAAGTCTGAGCGGCCGCTTTACGTGACCGCCTATGGTCTGGGCGGTACTGAATCGCGGCCTAATGCCGCCCAGGATATGCGCACCAACTCTTGGAAGGGTGGGCTGGATCTAAAATACGGATTGACCAATAACGTGACGGCCGACTTGACATTCAATACCGATTTCGCCCAAGTGGAAGCAGATGACCAACAGGTCAATCTGACGCGATTTTCCCTGTTCTATCCTGAGAAAAGGCAGTTCTTCCAGGAGCGTTCGGGACTGTTTGACTTTCGTGTAGGAAGCCAAAGCCGACTCTTTCACAGTCGACGCATCGGTCTGGATGACGATGGTCAGCCCGTACGTATCTGGGGCGGTGGACGCACGGTGGGCCGCATCGGCGGATGGGATTTTGGGCTGCTGAGTATGCAAACCGGCGTCAGTGACACACGATCCTCAGAAAATTTCGGCGTCCTACGGCTACGCCGTCAGATGCCTGACGGACTTAGCCGGCTCGGTGGCATGCTTACGAGCCGACTGGGACGGAACGGCAATTACAACTTGGCTTTTGGCCTCGATGGGATTGTCCATTTGAAGGGTGAAGACTTTCTGATCTATCAATGGTCGCAATCCATTGACCACGAAGCGGGAGATGTCGACTTATTTGACGCTACGCGCGTTGCCATATCTGCAGAACGGCGGAGGCGGCGGGGATGGGGCTATAATTCGATCGCAGAATGGGCCGGCCCCACATACGATCCGGGCATAGGATTCACGCAACGAATCAATTACTTTCTTGTGGATCATACGATGTCGTACACCTGGATCAAGGGCTCAGACTCTCCCCTGATCTGGCACCGGCCTGGCTTGCGCGGATTTGTTTTTTTCAGCCCGTCCTTTGAGATCGAAACTGCCGAAATAGGTCCAGAGTGGGATTTCGTAGCCAAGAGTGGTGCGGGAGGCGGCGTAGAATTCAAGATCCAATCTGAACTCCTAGAGGCACCCTTTGCGCTGTCAGACAAAGTGCAGATCCCAGCCGGTCGATACAATTTTTTTCGTATAGGAGCAAAATACAATGTATCACACACAAGACTCCTCCAAATTCGTCCCCACGTTCAAACCGGTGCATTTTACGATGGCTGGCAAGTGGCCGTGGGTGCCGCACCGATCTGGTATTTGTCGAAGCATCTTGAACTGTCTGGTTCCTATCAGTTGACGCGAATCCGCTTTCCGTCGCGCGATGATACGTTTCTAGCACACTTGGCTCGCCTTCGAATTGGCAGTGCTCTGAATGCCAAGTTCAGCGCAAACGTCTTTATCCAACTCAATAGCATTCAGCACGTAGTCAGTGGTAACATACGCGTGCGGTACAATTTCAGGGAAGGCAACGACCTGTGGGTGGTCTATAACCAGAACCTTGATACGGATCGGGACCGAGTGCTGCCTCGCCTCCCATCGACAGAAGGACACACCGTGCTCGTCAAATACACGCACACCTTTCACTATTGA